In Jejubacter calystegiae, the following are encoded in one genomic region:
- a CDS encoding HlyD family type I secretion periplasmic adaptor subunit gives MAKFALRRKPALSAVDAAFMNDIQASLLSQKTPGSHLVMLLFIAVAVCFVTWAHFARVEEITKGEAKIVSRSHEQVIQSLEGGILAAMEVKEGQQVKKGEILLKIDPTRAQASYREILNKVLGLKGTISRLRAEAYDLPLTFDPQVHKDSAIIEQETRAYQARKKALQDSVEALQRSYQLSIREIRLAEPLAARGLLSEVELLRMRRQANELQSQIVERRNRYQADANAELNKLELELAQTTENLVGKADVVDRTTIVAPVNGTVKNIRVNTIGGVIQPGERILEIIPSEDQLLVETKIRPSDVAFLRPGLPATVKITAYDYGIYGGLKGNVEMISPDTLKDETKAASGRPDDTYYRVMVLTENSTLNVGNKQLPIIPGMVATVEIRTGEKTILDYLLKPVFKAREAFRER, from the coding sequence ATGGCGAAATTCGCATTGCGTCGTAAACCCGCCCTGAGCGCCGTCGACGCCGCGTTTATGAACGATATTCAGGCCTCGCTGCTTAGCCAGAAAACGCCGGGTTCGCATCTGGTGATGCTGCTGTTTATTGCCGTGGCCGTCTGCTTTGTCACCTGGGCGCACTTCGCCCGGGTAGAGGAGATTACCAAAGGCGAAGCCAAAATCGTCTCCCGCAGCCACGAACAGGTGATCCAGAGCCTGGAGGGCGGCATCCTGGCTGCCATGGAGGTGAAAGAGGGTCAGCAGGTGAAAAAGGGCGAGATTCTGCTGAAGATCGACCCCACCCGCGCCCAGGCCAGCTACCGGGAGATCCTGAATAAAGTGCTGGGCCTGAAGGGCACCATTTCGCGTCTGCGCGCCGAAGCCTACGACCTGCCGCTGACCTTTGACCCGCAGGTGCACAAGGACAGCGCCATTATCGAACAGGAGACCCGCGCTTATCAGGCGCGTAAAAAGGCGCTGCAGGATTCGGTAGAAGCGCTGCAGCGCAGCTATCAACTGTCGATACGCGAGATTCGCCTGGCCGAGCCGCTGGCTGCCCGGGGCCTGCTTTCCGAAGTGGAGCTGCTGCGTATGCGCCGACAGGCCAACGAACTGCAGTCGCAGATTGTCGAACGCCGCAACCGCTACCAGGCCGATGCCAACGCCGAGCTGAATAAGCTGGAACTGGAGCTGGCCCAGACCACGGAAAATCTGGTCGGTAAGGCCGACGTGGTGGATCGCACCACCATTGTGGCACCGGTTAACGGCACGGTGAAAAACATCCGGGTCAATACCATCGGCGGGGTTATCCAGCCGGGGGAGCGGATTCTGGAGATTATTCCCTCCGAAGATCAGCTACTGGTAGAGACCAAAATCCGCCCCTCCGATGTGGCCTTTCTGCGCCCTGGGCTACCGGCCACGGTCAAGATTACCGCCTATGACTACGGCATTTACGGCGGCCTGAAGGGCAACGTGGAGATGATAAGCCCCGACACCCTGAAGGATGAAACCAAAGCCGCCTCCGGACGGCCGGACGACACCTACTACCGGGTGATGGTGCTGACCGAAAACAGCACCCTTAACGTCGGCAATAAACAACTGCCGATTATTCCGGGAATGGTTGCCACCGTGGAGATCCGTACCGGTGAAAAAACGATTCTCGATTATCTGCTGAAGCCGGTATTTAAAGCCCGCGAAGCCTTCCGTGAGCGTTAA
- a CDS encoding cytochrome b — protein MQTYSTAAIRYDLFSRVLHWLVAGIIIYAMCMGYILHALEGTRWFNIFSVFNMSLGTIATPIMLVRFTWRFFRPSVPYPASFSPRKKQLVVFIHEIFYLTILVVLVSGFLMLEKDYHLFGLLHISQPINVSEINAFFFQVHRYSCILLGAILLGHVAAVIKYMLGGQRDVVKRML, from the coding sequence ATGCAAACTTATTCTACGGCGGCGATACGCTACGATTTGTTTTCACGTGTTTTACACTGGCTGGTGGCAGGCATCATTATTTACGCAATGTGTATGGGATATATTCTGCATGCGCTGGAAGGAACCCGCTGGTTTAATATTTTTTCGGTTTTTAATATGTCTCTCGGTACCATAGCGACGCCAATTATGCTGGTGCGCTTTACCTGGCGTTTCTTCCGTCCGTCGGTTCCTTATCCGGCAAGTTTCTCTCCACGCAAAAAACAACTGGTGGTATTTATCCATGAGATATTTTACCTGACCATTCTGGTGGTGCTGGTTAGCGGTTTTTTGATGCTGGAGAAAGATTATCATCTGTTTGGACTGCTTCATATTTCCCAGCCGATAAATGTCAGTGAAATTAATGCGTTTTTCTTTCAGGTACATCGCTACAGTTGCATTCTGCTCGGCGCAATTCTGCTGGGGCATGTGGCCGCCGTCATTAAATATATGCTCGGCGGTCAGCGTGACGTTGTAAAACGGATGCTGTGA
- a CDS encoding type I secretion system permease/ATPase has product MNATLSTDSEQDAQQPPVDARTRIDDTLLQSAAWLCRHYGAGRTQEALVAGLPKDVLLSPSLALSALENAGFSAGLVERQLWELPLQVTPLILVRNGSGGCILLDRVRKEGAEGRSDWCYQLIMPEVGPEPVELSQQEINTWYSGYAIMAKPEAKVDRRVVEGLPENQKHWLFSTLWRYRRYYRSAAVASVLINVLALASIFFTMNVYDRVIPNQAFTTLWSLAIGVTVAMLFEASTRFIRAHLLDSAGKKADLIVGSILFRQALSVRMEHKPASSGTFANQLREFESVREFVSSATLAALADLPFVLLFVAVIFTIGGALGWVPLLLLPAILLVSVAIQWPLAKIMKANLQEASLKQGVLIESVEGMETLKAVNGHAWMQRRWQNFSAMQADSSSKSKRYSTLATSTVTFLQQFQTVMLIVIGVYLIDAGDLTMGALIGTVMLASRATAPLGQVIGLATRYQAAKAALTSLNTLMAMPTDRDDEQAYIAEPELEGNISLKKVGFSYPAPPMRPNPKVLDNVNLEIHAGERVAILGAIGSGKSTLLRIMARLYSPTDGQLFAAGLDVNQIDPADWRHAVGFVSQDARLFYGSLRENIMLGMPDACAGEFMRVLQLTGLDQIAARHPQGIHLQVGEHGGNLSGGQRQLVALARTLLTRPKLLLLDEPTSAMDAQTEQQFLRHLQIATRQQTLVVVTHRPSLLALVDRIIVIDSGKVAMDGPKEQVLARLRGEKTPRPAATAPAANGAVEQKSPTEETA; this is encoded by the coding sequence ATGAACGCCACTCTATCGACAGACAGTGAACAGGATGCGCAGCAGCCGCCCGTCGACGCGCGCACCCGCATTGACGATACCCTGCTACAGAGCGCGGCCTGGCTGTGCCGCCACTACGGCGCCGGTCGTACCCAGGAGGCGCTGGTGGCGGGGCTGCCAAAAGATGTGCTGCTCTCCCCTTCTCTTGCGCTAAGCGCGCTGGAAAATGCCGGTTTTAGCGCCGGGCTGGTCGAACGCCAGTTATGGGAGCTGCCGCTGCAGGTGACCCCGTTGATTCTGGTACGTAACGGCTCCGGCGGCTGCATTCTGCTGGACAGGGTCCGTAAAGAAGGCGCTGAAGGCAGAAGCGACTGGTGCTATCAGTTGATTATGCCGGAAGTGGGACCGGAGCCGGTGGAGCTCAGCCAGCAGGAGATCAACACCTGGTACAGCGGCTACGCCATTATGGCCAAGCCAGAAGCGAAGGTGGATCGCCGGGTGGTGGAAGGTCTGCCGGAAAACCAGAAGCACTGGCTGTTCAGCACCCTGTGGCGCTATCGCCGCTACTATCGCAGCGCGGCGGTAGCCTCGGTACTGATTAACGTGCTGGCACTGGCCAGTATCTTCTTCACCATGAACGTTTATGACAGGGTCATTCCTAACCAGGCCTTTACCACTCTATGGTCGCTGGCTATCGGCGTTACCGTGGCGATGCTGTTTGAAGCCAGCACCCGCTTTATCCGCGCCCATCTGCTGGATAGCGCCGGGAAAAAGGCCGATCTGATCGTCGGCAGTATTCTGTTCCGCCAGGCGCTGTCGGTGCGTATGGAGCATAAGCCTGCATCATCCGGCACCTTTGCCAACCAACTGCGCGAATTCGAATCGGTGCGCGAGTTCGTCTCTTCCGCCACCCTGGCGGCGCTGGCCGACCTGCCGTTTGTACTGCTGTTTGTCGCCGTTATCTTTACCATCGGCGGAGCCCTTGGCTGGGTGCCCCTGCTGCTGCTGCCCGCCATTCTGCTGGTCAGCGTGGCGATTCAGTGGCCGCTGGCCAAAATCATGAAGGCCAACCTGCAGGAAGCCTCGCTTAAGCAGGGGGTGCTGATTGAATCCGTCGAAGGTATGGAGACGCTGAAAGCGGTGAACGGTCATGCCTGGATGCAGCGCCGCTGGCAGAACTTTAGCGCCATGCAGGCCGACAGTTCCTCGAAATCCAAACGCTATTCGACCCTGGCTACCAGCACCGTCACCTTTTTGCAGCAGTTTCAGACCGTGATGCTGATTGTGATCGGCGTTTATCTGATCGATGCCGGCGATCTCACCATGGGAGCGCTGATCGGTACTGTCATGCTGGCCAGCCGCGCCACCGCTCCGCTGGGCCAGGTGATTGGCCTGGCGACCCGTTACCAGGCGGCTAAAGCGGCGCTGACCTCGCTGAACACGCTGATGGCGATGCCCACCGACCGCGACGACGAGCAGGCCTATATCGCCGAGCCGGAACTGGAGGGCAATATCAGCCTGAAAAAGGTGGGTTTCAGCTATCCGGCGCCGCCGATGCGCCCTAATCCTAAGGTGCTGGATAACGTCAACCTGGAGATTCATGCCGGTGAGCGGGTCGCGATTCTCGGCGCCATCGGCAGCGGAAAATCGACCCTGCTGCGCATTATGGCGCGGCTCTATTCCCCCACCGACGGGCAACTGTTCGCCGCCGGTCTGGACGTGAACCAGATAGACCCCGCCGACTGGCGTCACGCCGTGGGCTTCGTCAGCCAGGACGCGCGCCTGTTCTACGGCTCGCTGCGTGAAAACATCATGCTGGGGATGCCGGACGCCTGCGCCGGTGAATTTATGCGGGTACTGCAACTGACCGGACTCGACCAGATTGCCGCGCGTCATCCCCAGGGGATCCACCTGCAGGTGGGCGAGCACGGCGGCAACCTTTCTGGTGGTCAGCGTCAACTGGTGGCGCTGGCCCGCACCCTGCTGACCCGCCCTAAGCTGCTGCTGCTCGACGAACCCACCAGCGCCATGGATGCCCAGACCGAACAGCAGTTCCTGCGTCATCTGCAGATTGCCACCCGCCAGCAAACCCTGGTGGTGGTCACCCACCGCCCCTCACTGCTGGCGCTGGTGGATCGCATTATCGTTATCGACAGCGGAAAGGTAGCGATGGACGGCCCCAAAGAGCAGGTGCTGGCGCGCCTGCGGGGTGAGAAAACGCCCCGCCCGGCGGCGACAGCCCCTGCGGCAAACGGCGCTGTCGAACAGAAATCGCCTACCGAGGAGACAGCATAA
- a CDS encoding TolC family protein produces the protein MNPLLFIFPLLAGLALSLSAKASTSTDSVSESELRTLFSRATHTAIQRSPQVRGAQFSAEAAREDVNNAKGARLPQVDVTTDSRSWQFGDGDRNASRDNVPAFGVTVSTTLYDFGQTRHTIDSREHSVNAADHQLAAQYEDLAWQVSSEMIELTKQRLIIEMSQQYVARMQELVTMLSGIVEQDPGRRSELTQARGRFLQAQSALDNATARLRDSEIKLQRLTGGVKVALPPARRWQLKPGELTRLLQQLHAHPTLAQARSRAQAALAEAEALKSSNLPKVNWVISKSTAKDYYGRREAWQTGVNVSWGVFRGGSSQAAERAAVQRAWAQSEEAENQLDDLQQRVKTADQDAHSMLQRAGLYHSLTFESDRIRKDFFDQWYHLGKRTLLDVLSAESDYYNNRVAEVTNRYDGYSAILRGYAGAGELTHWLNPSS, from the coding sequence ATGAACCCGTTACTGTTTATATTTCCGTTGTTGGCAGGGCTTGCCCTGAGCCTGTCGGCAAAAGCTTCGACCTCAACAGACAGCGTGAGTGAAAGCGAATTACGCACCCTGTTTAGCCGGGCTACCCATACCGCCATTCAGCGCAGCCCCCAGGTGCGGGGCGCGCAATTCTCTGCCGAAGCCGCGCGCGAGGATGTCAACAACGCCAAAGGCGCCCGCCTGCCCCAGGTAGACGTCACGACCGACTCCCGTAGCTGGCAGTTTGGCGACGGAGACCGAAACGCCAGCCGGGATAATGTTCCCGCCTTTGGCGTCACGGTCTCCACCACCCTGTATGACTTTGGCCAGACCCGCCATACCATCGACAGCCGCGAGCATTCCGTTAACGCCGCGGATCACCAACTGGCGGCGCAATATGAAGATCTGGCCTGGCAGGTGAGCAGCGAGATGATCGAACTGACCAAGCAGCGGCTGATTATCGAGATGAGCCAGCAGTACGTGGCGCGGATGCAGGAGCTGGTGACCATGCTGAGCGGCATTGTCGAACAGGATCCCGGCCGACGCAGCGAACTGACTCAGGCCCGGGGCCGCTTTCTGCAGGCCCAGTCGGCGCTGGATAACGCCACCGCGCGCCTGCGCGACAGCGAAATTAAGCTGCAGCGCCTGACCGGCGGCGTCAAAGTCGCCCTGCCCCCTGCCCGCCGCTGGCAACTGAAGCCCGGGGAGCTCACCCGCCTGCTGCAGCAGCTACATGCGCACCCGACGCTGGCCCAGGCCCGCTCCCGGGCGCAGGCGGCGCTGGCCGAAGCAGAGGCCCTGAAATCCTCCAACCTGCCGAAGGTGAACTGGGTAATCAGCAAGAGCACGGCGAAAGACTACTACGGCCGTCGGGAAGCCTGGCAGACTGGCGTTAACGTCAGTTGGGGCGTGTTCCGCGGCGGTTCATCCCAGGCCGCGGAGCGTGCCGCAGTGCAGCGCGCCTGGGCCCAGAGCGAAGAGGCGGAAAATCAACTGGACGATCTGCAACAGCGGGTAAAAACCGCCGACCAGGACGCCCACTCAATGCTGCAGCGCGCCGGGCTCTACCATAGCCTGACCTTCGAGTCGGACCGCATCCGTAAAGATTTCTTCGATCAGTGGTACCACCTGGGGAAACGCACGCTGCTGGATGTGCTGAGCGCCGAGTCGGACTACTACAACAACCGGGTGGCCGAAGTGACCAACCGCTATGACGGCTACAGCGCCATTTTACGCGGCTACGCGGGCGCAGGGGAGTTAACCCACTGGCTTAACCCCTCTTCCTGA
- a CDS encoding Ig-like domain-containing protein, which translates to MNSTPLNIMVVNGNEIISSSELPAQGQAIYIKAAKDQKYLITQGKDGAAPEHITVKRVGDDLQVFTQEGAEQPDLIIEDFYTQQGELAGMAEDGTYHTYAAAGDGEAFSMLEDGASATLLLSNTATTGLVGLGAAGGLLAGMSAGMLAAGALAAVAAITGVAVAVKNSNDKGSDHHDNTPPQPGDLSIRDGNGKDMSQGGDFNTSPLVFSGTGRPGDTAIVYDGDKPIAEAIIGEDGKWTIPVTLPEDGQDHDLSVGYKGPGGQEGPRTDPVSVGYDSTPPATPNPDDMTIVDGDGKDLSNGGSSKANPIDFRGENATPGDTVIVYDGDKPIGSVIVGEDGRWHIPVTLPEDGQEHDLSVGIKDPAGNESGRTPGVGIGYDGTPPTTPNPDDMTIVDGDGKDLSNGGSSKANPIDFRGENATPGDTVIVYDGDTPVGSVIVGEDGSWHIPVTLPEDGQEHDLSVGVTDPAGNQSARTPGVGIGYDTTPPAAPNPADMTVTDGTGQDLSAGGNTKTNPIDFRGENAEPGATVIVYDGDKPVGSVIVGDDGTWHIPVDLDTDGRHDLSVGFTDPAGNESDRSPAYDVGFYENPPLAPNADDISIVDGNGKELNPGDDTNSNPVTVSGSGGRPGDAVIIYDGANEIGRGVVGDNGEWRVPVTLSDERDYDLSVGYEDPMNTAGPATSPVVIGYDVTPPADPTNVMIEDANGKDLSAGGYTNANPVSFSGSGEEGDIVIIRDASGNELGRGVVDDKGQWQVPVTMPSTGDINVNVGFEDSAGNQSGTTPPVDLGYNSTPPSTPVVTLDNNDPTLSGAPGSLQPGDNVEIFDGTTSLGNATINPDGSWSWTPPATIADGDYQFIAKVTDKYGNTSADSKVVAYSSDTTVWDFDDSSNPGWTISDAYSQAGMGNAFQSGAFFANTLYHDGQYADDVLYKEINLVKGQTYTFSFDAWSNSPGINDSALGIMLDGKILLNAEIISETTPKTITVTFVAQNDGPAKLSIFNGQEKEYGNDFWIDNPTINQKGPTSGNVISGGLGINSQDDEAFTQTGHKLLLNQDEAVLDLSKVADQVQDVNSVSLEGHGANTLNISINDVLTLGKEDLYFQDGSKQMMINGDKEDTVNLESINGDRGIENWNSLGEVNVNGTVYNVYQSDNHDVELLIQQGIQIQQQ; encoded by the coding sequence ATGAACAGCACACCACTCAATATTATGGTCGTTAACGGTAATGAAATAATTAGCAGCAGCGAATTACCGGCTCAGGGCCAGGCGATATATATTAAAGCAGCTAAAGATCAGAAATATTTAATTACCCAGGGAAAGGATGGCGCGGCCCCCGAACATATTACAGTGAAGCGCGTCGGTGACGATCTGCAGGTATTCACTCAGGAAGGCGCAGAGCAGCCGGATCTGATTATTGAAGATTTCTACACCCAGCAGGGTGAACTGGCCGGAATGGCCGAAGACGGCACCTACCACACCTATGCGGCGGCCGGGGACGGCGAAGCCTTCTCTATGCTGGAAGATGGCGCCAGCGCCACCCTGCTGCTGAGCAATACCGCCACCACTGGCCTGGTAGGCTTAGGCGCCGCTGGCGGTCTGCTGGCGGGAATGTCTGCCGGAATGCTGGCTGCTGGCGCGCTGGCGGCGGTGGCGGCTATTACCGGCGTGGCGGTGGCGGTTAAAAACAGTAACGATAAGGGTTCCGACCACCACGACAATACGCCGCCGCAGCCGGGCGATCTGAGCATTCGTGACGGTAACGGTAAGGATATGAGTCAGGGCGGCGATTTTAATACCTCGCCGCTGGTATTCAGCGGTACCGGTCGCCCCGGGGATACCGCCATTGTTTATGATGGCGATAAGCCGATTGCTGAGGCGATTATCGGTGAAGACGGTAAGTGGACCATTCCGGTCACCCTGCCGGAGGACGGCCAGGATCACGATTTGAGCGTGGGCTATAAGGGCCCGGGCGGTCAGGAAGGCCCCCGGACCGATCCGGTTAGTGTCGGTTATGACTCCACCCCGCCGGCCACCCCGAACCCGGATGATATGACTATCGTCGATGGCGACGGTAAGGATCTCTCTAACGGGGGCAGCAGCAAAGCCAACCCGATCGACTTTCGCGGTGAGAACGCCACCCCGGGCGATACCGTGATTGTTTACGATGGCGATAAGCCCATTGGCAGCGTGATTGTCGGCGAAGATGGCCGCTGGCATATCCCGGTGACCCTGCCGGAAGACGGTCAGGAACACGATCTGAGCGTAGGTATTAAAGATCCGGCGGGCAATGAGAGCGGCCGTACCCCGGGAGTGGGGATTGGTTACGATGGCACACCGCCGACCACCCCGAACCCGGATGATATGACTATCGTCGATGGCGACGGTAAGGATCTCTCTAACGGGGGCAGCAGCAAAGCCAACCCTATCGACTTCCGTGGCGAGAACGCCACCCCGGGCGATACCGTGATTGTCTATGATGGTGATACGCCTGTCGGCAGCGTGATTGTCGGTGAAGACGGTAGTTGGCATATTCCTGTTACCCTGCCGGAAGACGGTCAGGAACACGATCTGAGCGTGGGAGTAACCGATCCCGCCGGTAACCAGAGCGCTCGTACTCCAGGGGTGGGGATTGGCTATGATACTACTCCGCCTGCTGCGCCGAATCCGGCGGATATGACCGTGACCGACGGTACTGGTCAGGACCTTTCTGCGGGTGGTAACACCAAAACTAACCCGATTGATTTCCGTGGTGAGAATGCTGAGCCGGGCGCTACCGTCATTGTCTATGACGGCGATAAGCCGGTGGGGAGCGTGATTGTCGGTGATGATGGAACCTGGCATATTCCGGTAGATCTTGATACCGATGGCAGACACGATCTGAGCGTGGGTTTTACCGATCCGGCAGGCAATGAAAGCGATCGTTCACCGGCCTATGATGTGGGTTTTTATGAAAATCCGCCGCTGGCGCCAAATGCGGACGATATCTCGATAGTTGATGGTAACGGCAAAGAGCTGAATCCGGGTGATGATACTAATAGCAACCCCGTGACTGTTAGCGGCTCTGGTGGGCGCCCTGGAGATGCGGTAATCATCTATGATGGAGCCAATGAGATTGGTCGTGGCGTGGTCGGCGATAACGGCGAGTGGCGTGTACCGGTCACCTTATCGGATGAACGAGACTACGATCTGAGCGTGGGTTATGAAGACCCGATGAATACCGCCGGTCCTGCCACTTCGCCGGTGGTGATTGGCTACGATGTCACACCGCCGGCTGACCCCACCAACGTGATGATTGAGGATGCTAACGGCAAAGATCTGAGCGCCGGCGGCTATACCAATGCCAATCCGGTTAGTTTCAGCGGTAGCGGGGAAGAGGGAGATATCGTTATTATTCGCGATGCCAGTGGCAATGAGCTTGGGCGTGGCGTGGTGGATGATAAAGGGCAGTGGCAGGTGCCGGTCACGATGCCGTCTACGGGCGATATCAATGTTAATGTGGGATTTGAAGACAGCGCGGGTAATCAGAGCGGAACCACGCCGCCGGTCGATCTTGGTTATAACAGCACGCCGCCTTCAACGCCGGTGGTAACGCTGGACAATAACGATCCGACCCTGTCTGGTGCTCCTGGCAGCCTGCAGCCGGGTGATAACGTTGAGATTTTTGACGGTACCACCTCACTGGGCAATGCCACGATTAATCCGGATGGTAGCTGGAGCTGGACGCCGCCTGCGACTATAGCCGATGGTGACTATCAGTTTATTGCTAAAGTTACCGATAAATACGGTAATACCAGTGCGGATTCCAAAGTGGTGGCATATAGCTCTGATACTACCGTCTGGGATTTTGACGACTCCAGCAATCCTGGCTGGACGATATCAGATGCTTATAGTCAGGCAGGTATGGGAAATGCCTTTCAAAGTGGGGCGTTCTTTGCCAATACGTTATATCATGATGGTCAATATGCTGATGATGTCCTTTATAAAGAAATTAATCTTGTAAAAGGGCAAACTTATACATTCTCTTTTGACGCATGGAGTAATAGCCCTGGCATTAATGACTCTGCACTTGGAATAATGCTCGATGGGAAAATTTTGCTGAATGCCGAAATTATTTCTGAAACGACCCCTAAGACTATTACTGTGACATTTGTTGCTCAAAACGATGGGCCAGCCAAATTGTCCATTTTTAATGGACAGGAAAAAGAATATGGCAACGACTTCTGGATTGATAACCCGACGATTAATCAGAAAGGTCCAACATCAGGTAATGTGATTAGTGGTGGACTTGGAATTAACTCGCAGGATGACGAAGCCTTCACCCAAACTGGCCACAAACTGCTGTTAAACCAGGATGAAGCAGTCCTGGATCTGTCCAAAGTGGCTGACCAGGTGCAGGACGTGAATAGCGTCTCGCTGGAAGGGCATGGGGCCAATACCCTGAATATCAGTATTAACGATGTGCTGACCCTGGGGAAAGAGGATCTCTATTTCCAGGATGGCAGTAAGCAGATGATGATTAATGGTGATAAGGAAGATACCGTTAATCTTGAATCTATTAATGGCGACAGGGGCATCGAAAACTGGAACTCATTGGGTGAAGTGAACGTTAACGGTACCGTCTATAACGTTTACCAGAGCGATAATCACGATGTAGAGCTGCTGATTCAACAGGGAATTCAGATTCAGCAGCAGTAA
- a CDS encoding response regulator transcription factor yields MTLLSNKKITVALLDDHPMIRHAFEMAAAKERDIDLTGSFGHSRELLNWLQKNHADVLVLDYILGSDEMDGLSLIKHILARHPKLKILLSSSMESLAVIRAAFISGIRGYMSKREETQSYFKAVRMIASGQRFIPATIAMELTRLPVQKRHGDVLSLNPGANSGNEGSDFAQLTKLLSPREAEVIRCFLDGMQIIDIAAKLKRSRKTISGHKQAGMKKLGIASDLELFKYRSDLFK; encoded by the coding sequence ATGACGCTGTTATCCAATAAAAAAATCACCGTTGCGTTACTCGACGACCACCCGATGATCCGCCACGCCTTTGAAATGGCGGCCGCTAAAGAGCGCGATATCGATCTGACCGGCAGCTTCGGCCACAGCCGGGAGCTGCTGAACTGGCTACAGAAAAATCACGCCGATGTGCTGGTGCTCGACTACATCCTCGGCAGCGATGAAATGGATGGGCTGTCGCTTATCAAACATATTCTGGCCCGCCACCCAAAACTGAAAATCCTGCTCTCTTCTTCAATGGAGAGCCTGGCGGTGATTCGCGCCGCCTTTATTTCGGGCATCCGCGGCTATATGAGCAAGCGCGAAGAGACTCAAAGCTACTTTAAGGCGGTTCGCATGATCGCCAGCGGTCAGCGCTTTATTCCGGCCACTATCGCTATGGAGCTGACCCGGCTGCCGGTACAGAAACGCCACGGCGATGTGCTGAGCCTCAATCCGGGCGCCAATAGCGGCAATGAAGGCAGCGATTTTGCTCAACTGACCAAACTGCTGAGCCCGCGGGAAGCTGAAGTGATTCGCTGCTTCCTGGACGGTATGCAGATTATAGATATCGCCGCCAAGCTGAAGCGCAGCCGTAAAACCATTAGCGGCCATAAGCAGGCGGGTATGAAAAAGCTGGGTATCGCCTCCGACCTGGAACTCTTCAAGTACCGTAGCGACCTGTTTAAATAA